Proteins from a genomic interval of Thamnophis elegans isolate rThaEle1 chromosome 2, rThaEle1.pri, whole genome shotgun sequence:
- the CD63 gene encoding CD63 antigen, with protein sequence MGVEGGMKCVKYLMFFFNFIFWLCGIALIALGIWVQIELKNTLTMTSSTSTTAVPIVILSVGVIVFFISFLGCCGAAKENYCMVTTFAVLLTLIFLVEIAAAITGYIYKDKVQTVIKNEIEQEMNHYNQTYVKKALDGLQKKFSCCGINRYSDWFNVTDIKPGKVPASCCRNATDCTKNPTPENTFEEGCVKKIEDWLRKHIVIVAAVALGIAFFELLGIIFACCLMKGIRSGYEVM encoded by the exons ATGGGCGTGGAAGGTGGGATGAAATGTGTTAAATACCTGATGTTTTTCTTCAACTTTATATTCTGG CTCTGCGGAATTGCTCTGATTGCCCTGGGGATTTGGGTACAAATCGAGCTCAAAAACACGCTGACAATGACCAGCTCAACATCCACTACTGCTGTTCCTATTGTCATTTTGTCCGTGGGCGTCATAGTgttcttcatctccttccttgGTTGCTGCGGGGCAGCGAAAGAGAACTACTGCATGGTCACcacg TTTGCTGTCCTGTTGACTTTAATCTTCCTGGTGGAGATTGCAGCTGCCATTACAGGATACATCTATAAAGACAAG GTCCAAACAGTGATTAAAAACGAAATCGAGCAAGAAATGAATCATTACAACCAAACATACGTGAAAAAAGCTTTGGATGGATTGCAGAAGAAA TTCTCCTGCTGTGGAATCAACAGATATAGTGACTGGTTTAATGTCACAGACATTAAGCCTGGAAAAGTACCTGCTTCCTGCTGCAGGAATGCCACGGACTGTACCAAAAATCCAACGCCTGAGAATACTTTCGAAGAG GGTTGtgtgaaaaaaatagaagattgGCTGCGGAAACACATCGTGATCGTGGCTGCGGTTGCGTTGGGCATTGCCTTCTTTGAG CTCCTGGGCATCATTTTTGCCTGTTGCCTCATGAAAGGAATCCGCAGTGGCTATGAGGTCATGTAA